A genomic window from Cyanobacteria bacterium FACHB-DQ100 includes:
- a CDS encoding type IV pilin-like G/H family protein → MKSELKAKFLSHLVSKKREGGFTLIELLVVIIIIGILSAIALPSFLNQANKGKQSEAKQYVGTVLRTQQAFYMEKSRFASNLADMSQPVADSTTNYNYSTTGSAAGAATPATHSLSLGTSKVTALRSYGGTVVLTTNSTTSETNTTGILCENNAPGTTAVAVGTVSGTTLACGSGSTQAQ, encoded by the coding sequence ATGAAATCTGAATTGAAGGCAAAGTTCCTCAGCCACTTGGTCTCGAAAAAAAGAGAAGGTGGTTTCACCCTGATTGAATTGCTCGTTGTAATCATCATCATCGGTATTCTGTCGGCGATCGCGCTTCCTTCGTTCTTGAACCAGGCAAACAAAGGTAAGCAATCTGAAGCGAAGCAATATGTTGGTACAGTGCTTCGGACTCAGCAAGCGTTCTACATGGAGAAAAGCCGCTTCGCAAGCAACTTGGCTGATATGTCCCAGCCTGTTGCTGACTCGACTACAAACTACAACTACTCCACCACTGGCTCTGCTGCTGGTGCCGCCACCCCCGCAACTCATAGCTTGAGCTTGGGAACCTCTAAAGTGACCGCACTTCGCTCCTATGGTGGAACTGTTGTCTTGACGACGAACTCCACCACCAGTGAAACAAATACGACTGGAATTCTGTGCGAAAACAACGCTCCTGGAACTACAGCAGTCGCCGTTGGTACTGTTAGCGGTACTACCCTTGCTTGTGGTAGTGGCTCCACTCAAGCTCAGTAA
- a CDS encoding methyltransferase domain-containing protein → MTPLKSDFLEKMRQQFDNAPYPRIPLEEFPKNPRALYIHSLVTAYYRRNQKVVTPAGKLILDAGCGTGYKSLELAIANPGAKIVGIDLSPASVDLARKRLQYHNIENVEFHAIALEDLPSLGMQFDYINNDEVLYLLPDPIAGLKAMKEVLKPDGILRTNFHSSLQRIIYHRAQKFFKQLGFMARPEPEAEVKLVREIVKCLKNDVFVKQYGWNSNFETSDEAVLANYLLDGDKGWTILELFEAIESVGLELISMVNWREWDLLSLFNDIGELPFNVMMGFSDQSIAQQLHLYELLNPRHRLLDVWCGLPGQSQQYESISEWSDEAWQTAIVHLPLHLITDEFRAALKSCATEAKIFEMNRFCPLTDESIVIDSQGTGCLLPLLEKSRSVRELVQWWQKLRPIDLVTLEPTSEAEALARVKELLQPLEESGYVMIESGV, encoded by the coding sequence ATGACTCCGCTCAAGTCTGACTTTTTAGAGAAGATGCGTCAGCAGTTCGACAATGCTCCGTATCCCAGAATCCCCTTAGAAGAGTTTCCCAAAAATCCAAGAGCACTCTATATTCACAGCCTGGTCACTGCTTACTATCGTCGGAATCAAAAAGTAGTGACTCCGGCTGGAAAACTGATTTTAGATGCGGGTTGTGGAACCGGATATAAGTCCTTGGAATTGGCGATCGCGAATCCGGGCGCGAAAATTGTCGGAATTGATCTGTCTCCGGCATCGGTGGATTTAGCCCGGAAGCGATTGCAGTACCACAACATCGAGAATGTCGAGTTTCACGCGATCGCGCTTGAAGATCTGCCCAGTCTGGGAATGCAGTTCGACTACATTAATAATGATGAAGTGCTGTATTTGTTGCCTGATCCGATCGCGGGATTGAAGGCGATGAAAGAAGTGCTGAAGCCGGACGGAATTCTTCGCACAAACTTTCATAGTTCATTGCAACGAATAATTTATCATCGCGCTCAGAAATTCTTTAAGCAGCTTGGCTTTATGGCTAGACCTGAACCTGAAGCTGAAGTAAAACTTGTGCGAGAAATAGTGAAATGCCTGAAAAATGATGTGTTCGTGAAACAGTATGGTTGGAATTCAAATTTTGAAACCAGCGATGAGGCAGTTTTAGCGAACTATCTGCTTGACGGGGATAAAGGCTGGACAATCCTAGAGTTGTTTGAAGCGATCGAGAGCGTGGGACTAGAACTAATCTCAATGGTGAATTGGCGGGAATGGGATTTGCTCTCACTGTTTAATGACATTGGTGAATTGCCATTTAATGTGATGATGGGTTTTTCAGATCAGTCGATCGCGCAACAGCTTCATCTCTACGAGTTATTGAATCCTCGCCATCGATTGCTAGATGTTTGGTGTGGATTGCCTGGACAATCACAACAATATGAGTCGATCTCAGAATGGAGCGATGAAGCTTGGCAAACTGCGATTGTGCATCTACCTTTGCATCTAATTACCGATGAGTTTCGCGCAGCCTTAAAGAGCTGTGCGACTGAGGCGAAAATTTTTGAGATGAATCGCTTTTGTCCACTGACTGATGAATCGATTGTGATTGATAGTCAAGGGACAGGATGCTTGCTGCCGCTATTAGAGAAATCACGATCGGTGCGGGAATTAGTTCAATGGTGGCAGAAGTTGAGACCGATTGATCTAGTGACTTTGGAACCGACCTCAGAAGCCGAAGCATTGGCGCGGGTGAAAGAATTGTTACAGCCTTTAGAAGAAAGCGGCTATGTCATGATCGAGAGTGGTGTTTAG
- a CDS encoding glycosyltransferase family 4 protein: protein MTASVIFDRAISTQRAKSLRILILTNLYPPQVLGGYERSIADFARLLQHRGHQVLVLTSDAPGLFGVHESRYPEPPVDRAFLLLGEWSAEGARHFDPETVRDRLQHNIQALKQHIDEFHPDVCFAGNLDFLEVGTELIDALLNRKIPIAHYVMNANPGYVAELAPRRSAYRYITCSNWIIHSLTAQGYPIANAQAIYPGADVETFYRSELPKRDRLRIAYASLVAPYKGADVLIEALAILNASGIEFSATIAGGTFQPDFVEALKSFAVAEGLSDRIDFPGVLSRQQLRELYQTHNVLVFPSRFQEPFGISQIEAMAAGLTLITSGTGGAGEIVYPGEDGLLFESENPLSLADALSSLAANPEAWKQLAQNGQRKAMTEFTQTKALAKLESILFELVTV from the coding sequence TTGACTGCTTCAGTTATTTTCGATCGCGCGATTTCCACTCAACGCGCCAAGTCACTCAGAATTCTGATTCTGACGAATCTCTATCCCCCTCAAGTGTTAGGAGGATATGAACGCTCGATCGCAGATTTCGCCAGATTGCTCCAACATCGAGGGCATCAAGTCCTAGTCCTGACCAGCGATGCTCCAGGATTGTTTGGTGTTCATGAAAGCCGCTATCCAGAACCTCCAGTCGATCGCGCCTTTTTGCTATTGGGTGAATGGTCTGCTGAGGGAGCGAGACATTTTGACCCAGAAACGGTTCGCGATCGCTTACAGCACAATATCCAAGCCTTAAAACAGCATATTGATGAGTTTCATCCAGATGTTTGCTTTGCTGGAAACTTGGATTTTTTAGAAGTTGGAACTGAATTGATTGATGCACTGTTAAACCGAAAAATTCCGATCGCTCATTATGTGATGAATGCGAATCCGGGTTATGTTGCCGAACTTGCGCCAAGACGATCAGCATACCGCTACATCACTTGCAGCAATTGGATTATTCATAGCTTAACGGCGCAAGGTTATCCGATCGCCAATGCTCAAGCCATTTATCCAGGTGCAGATGTCGAAACATTCTATCGATCGGAGTTACCAAAACGCGATCGGCTTAGAATCGCTTATGCCAGCTTAGTTGCACCCTACAAGGGCGCGGATGTCCTGATCGAAGCTTTAGCCATTCTGAACGCGAGTGGAATTGAGTTTAGCGCCACGATCGCGGGTGGAACCTTTCAGCCTGACTTTGTGGAAGCGCTGAAATCGTTTGCGGTTGCTGAGGGATTGAGCGATCGAATTGACTTCCCTGGTGTGTTATCTCGCCAACAGCTTCGAGAGCTTTATCAAACTCACAATGTTCTTGTTTTTCCTTCTCGCTTCCAAGAGCCATTCGGAATCAGTCAAATCGAAGCAATGGCAGCCGGACTGACGCTGATTACCAGTGGTACAGGTGGTGCAGGCGAGATTGTCTATCCCGGAGAAGATGGACTGCTCTTTGAATCTGAAAATCCTTTATCACTGGCTGATGCTCTATCTTCTCTCGCAGCAAATCCTGAAGCCTGGAAGCAGCTCGCTCAGAACGGACAACGCAAAGCAATGACTGAATTCACGCAAACGAAAGCGCTTGCAAAACTAGAAAGCATTTTGTTTGAACTTGTCACTGTCTAA
- a CDS encoding O-linked N-acetylglucosamine transferase, SPINDLY family protein, producing the protein MSPFTSPSSLSIDWQHQAALYTQQDSFAQAAALYEQAIEIESSNHSHYWHLGLLLLLQEQEEEAQTTWLFALSEIDTDQMDAAVAELSQILHTEAERRTAKLEQTTAWVIRQHLRELCPEHIENLLHIVTLSIDLNLLTDSLLEDIGLIEQLAQPNAQVSLEYLWQVFDRLLKTAPASDALLAFVEVAILHLQYSDAAANSVIAALLRFGFTAFEEEFAIRIAECALKINPVQSDILGLLAALHHNLGNHLKAVEVAKFRYQHSETLIEQIYSNGLMLRGLLGAGGLWQEAVEAAQHHRTLLERLVQQPPSDARLSQLTRLFNSGYYLAYLQDQPQQWRTLENQVIKLAQTGFQNHAATIGKLYHHQKRDRIGQRLKVGYLSYCMATHSVGWLARWLFQHHDREQIELHGYFLGYREAFDPLQAWYADTVEYAHKFTTYAEATYLEIADQIYQDEIDILIDLDSITLDVSCQILSLKPAPIQATWLGWDASGLPTIDYFIADPYVLPDDAQSYYHEKIWRLPQSYIAVDGFEIDPPTLRREDLNIPKDAIVFLSAQRGYKRHQDHVRCQLKIIQEVPNSYFLIKGLADAKSVQEFFFKLAEEEGVSRDRLRFLKGDPSCPIHRANLQIADVVLDTFPYNGATTTMETLWMEVPIVTRVGEQFAARNSYTMMMNAGVTEGIAFNDREYIEWGVRLGTDAALRQSVISKLHQSKRSAPLWNGRQFAREMERAYQQMWAIYTQS; encoded by the coding sequence ATGTCTCCTTTCACTTCCCCCTCAAGCCTATCCATCGATTGGCAACATCAAGCTGCCCTCTACACTCAGCAAGACAGTTTTGCTCAAGCCGCCGCCCTCTACGAGCAAGCAATTGAGATCGAATCGTCTAACCATTCGCACTACTGGCATTTAGGATTACTGCTGCTGCTTCAGGAACAAGAAGAAGAAGCCCAAACGACTTGGTTATTTGCGCTCTCTGAAATTGATACCGACCAGATGGATGCCGCCGTTGCTGAACTCAGTCAAATTCTGCATACTGAAGCAGAACGCCGCACCGCAAAACTAGAGCAAACAACTGCTTGGGTAATTCGTCAGCATCTTCGAGAACTATGCCCTGAGCATATCGAGAACTTACTACACATTGTCACACTCTCGATCGACCTCAATCTTCTAACTGATTCACTCCTCGAAGACATCGGACTGATTGAGCAGCTTGCACAACCGAACGCCCAAGTTTCGCTTGAATATCTCTGGCAGGTGTTCGATCGACTCTTAAAAACGGCTCCCGCTTCTGATGCGCTGCTTGCCTTTGTCGAAGTTGCAATTTTGCATTTACAGTACAGTGATGCGGCAGCAAACTCGGTCATCGCTGCACTCCTGCGCTTTGGATTCACAGCGTTTGAGGAAGAATTTGCTATCCGTATTGCCGAATGTGCGCTCAAAATTAATCCCGTTCAGTCTGACATTCTAGGATTACTAGCCGCCCTGCATCATAACCTGGGTAATCACCTAAAAGCGGTTGAAGTCGCTAAATTTCGCTATCAGCACTCTGAAACGCTGATTGAACAAATTTACTCAAACGGCTTAATGTTGCGGGGATTGCTTGGAGCAGGCGGACTCTGGCAAGAGGCGGTCGAAGCCGCACAGCATCATCGAACTCTACTAGAACGCCTAGTTCAGCAACCTCCGTCTGATGCTCGACTGTCCCAACTCACGCGCCTATTCAATTCAGGCTATTACCTCGCCTACCTCCAAGACCAGCCGCAACAATGGAGAACTCTAGAAAACCAAGTCATCAAGCTTGCCCAAACTGGATTTCAAAATCATGCCGCCACGATCGGTAAACTCTACCATCATCAAAAGCGCGATCGTATAGGTCAACGGCTGAAAGTTGGCTACCTGTCCTACTGCATGGCAACGCATTCAGTCGGTTGGTTGGCTCGATGGTTATTCCAACATCACGATCGAGAACAAATCGAACTTCACGGATATTTTCTCGGTTATCGAGAAGCCTTTGATCCGCTGCAAGCTTGGTATGCCGACACCGTTGAATATGCTCACAAGTTCACGACTTACGCCGAAGCAACCTATCTAGAAATCGCGGATCAAATTTACCAAGATGAGATTGATATTCTGATTGATCTAGACAGTATCACGCTGGATGTAAGCTGTCAGATTCTCTCGCTCAAACCTGCCCCAATTCAAGCAACTTGGCTGGGTTGGGATGCGTCAGGTTTACCCACAATCGATTACTTCATCGCTGATCCTTACGTGCTTCCCGACGATGCCCAGAGTTATTACCACGAAAAGATCTGGCGTTTACCGCAGTCTTACATTGCAGTGGATGGCTTTGAAATCGATCCCCCAACCTTACGCCGCGAAGATCTCAACATTCCCAAAGATGCGATCGTGTTCCTTAGCGCTCAACGCGGCTACAAACGCCACCAAGATCACGTCCGTTGCCAACTCAAAATCATCCAGGAAGTTCCAAATAGTTACTTCTTAATCAAAGGACTCGCAGATGCGAAATCGGTTCAAGAGTTCTTTTTCAAACTGGCTGAAGAAGAAGGTGTATCTCGCGATCGACTCCGATTTCTCAAGGGCGATCCCTCTTGTCCGATTCATCGCGCCAACTTACAAATCGCCGATGTGGTTCTCGATACTTTCCCCTACAATGGAGCCACCACCACAATGGAAACGCTCTGGATGGAAGTTCCGATCGTTACTCGTGTCGGTGAACAATTCGCGGCTCGGAACAGTTACACAATGATGATGAATGCGGGTGTAACAGAAGGGATCGCTTTTAACGATCGCGAGTATATTGAATGGGGTGTACGGCTCGGAACCGATGCAGCCCTACGGCAAAGTGTCATTTCTAAGCTACATCAATCAAAGCGATCGGCTCCTTTATGGAACGGCAGACAGTTTGCCCGTGAAATGGAACGCGCTTATCAGCAAATGTGGGCAATTTACACCCAAAGCTGA
- a CDS encoding saccharopine dehydrogenase family protein: MARVMVVGAGGVSRVVTHKLAALEEFDQILLASRTLERCNRIAQSISTKSIQTAQLDADDVPETLKLLETFRPDILINVALPYQDLALMDACLQAGVHYLDTANYEPPDNPKFEYRWQWAYQERFFEAGLTAILGCGFDPGVTGIFTAHALKHHFDEIHELDIVDCNAGSHGRAFATNFNPEINIREITQPGRYYEKGEWVTVPPLSMHQSIEYPEIGDRESYLLYHEELESLVKHIPTLKRARFWMTFSQSYLTYLDVLQNLGLTRIDPVDYEGTPVIPLKLLKKLLPDPSSLAANYTGQTSIGCHLRGIKNGKPQQYYIYNNCDHAKAYQEVGAQAISYTTGVPAALGALMVVNGAWQKPGVFNVEQLDPDPFMQRIGALGLPWHEVIGHPSPFAEV, translated from the coding sequence ATGGCACGAGTGATGGTCGTTGGAGCGGGTGGGGTGAGCCGCGTTGTTACTCACAAACTTGCTGCACTGGAAGAGTTTGATCAAATCCTACTCGCCAGCCGGACTCTAGAGCGATGTAATCGGATCGCCCAGAGTATTTCTACAAAGTCCATTCAGACCGCACAACTCGATGCGGATGACGTGCCCGAAACCCTAAAGCTGCTGGAGACGTTTCGCCCCGATATTCTGATTAACGTAGCATTGCCTTATCAAGATCTCGCGCTGATGGATGCGTGTCTGCAAGCAGGCGTACACTATCTCGATACGGCAAATTACGAGCCTCCCGACAATCCCAAATTTGAATATCGCTGGCAGTGGGCGTACCAAGAGCGCTTTTTTGAGGCTGGACTAACCGCCATTCTCGGCTGCGGTTTTGATCCCGGTGTGACGGGCATCTTTACCGCCCATGCTCTCAAACATCATTTTGATGAGATTCACGAACTCGATATCGTGGATTGCAATGCTGGGAGCCATGGTCGCGCCTTTGCAACGAACTTCAACCCAGAAATCAATATTCGCGAGATTACGCAACCCGGACGCTACTACGAAAAAGGCGAATGGGTCACGGTACCGCCGTTGTCGATGCACCAGTCGATCGAGTATCCGGAGATTGGCGATCGTGAGTCCTACTTGCTCTATCACGAAGAACTCGAATCGCTGGTCAAACATATTCCAACCCTAAAGCGAGCGCGATTCTGGATGACCTTTTCCCAGAGCTATCTCACTTATCTAGATGTGCTGCAAAACCTGGGTTTGACTCGGATTGATCCCGTTGATTATGAAGGAACACCTGTGATTCCTTTGAAACTCCTGAAAAAGCTTTTGCCTGATCCATCTTCGCTGGCAGCAAACTACACGGGGCAGACCTCGATCGGCTGTCATCTGCGCGGCATCAAAAACGGCAAACCGCAGCAGTATTACATCTACAACAACTGCGATCACGCCAAGGCTTACCAAGAAGTCGGAGCGCAAGCGATTTCTTATACGACCGGAGTTCCAGCAGCGCTCGGAGCCTTGATGGTAGTAAACGGCGCTTGGCAAAAACCAGGAGTGTTCAACGTCGAGCAGCTTGATCCTGATCCCTTTATGCAGCGAATCGGAGCGCTTGGTTTACCGTGGCATGAAGTGATTGGACATCCCTCGCCGTTTGCGGAGGTCTAG